In Candida albicans SC5314 chromosome 4, complete sequence, the genomic window TTCTGTACTCTCAGTTCAATACTTTGATAATAAGCCAACTCATCATTCTCAAGAGTCACATAGTCTGACAAAACGTGTTTTTCAggcaaattcaaaattggaaCACCATCAATTAGCGAATCTTTTGTTCGCCGTAAAAGAATGGACTTCAAAAGAACTTGAATCTTTTTCATACTTTCTTTGACATCATATTCATCGTAAAGGTCAGTTTTGCTTTTGATTGGCGTTAATATATCCGCTCTAAATTTCTCTTCAGAACAATAGGGTtgtattttcaaaaaccGTAAGAGAGGATATAGTTCCTCAATTCCATTCTGCATCGGCGTACCAGTCAAACAAAATCGGTATTGGGCCCTCAAGTACGTCATTGCTTTGGATGCTAACGCTTGCTTGTTCTTGATTGCTTGTGCTTCGTCTAAAATTATTCGATGAAACTGAGACTCTCTCGAGAAAAACGGTGACACATAAGACTTACCACCTCTAGATCGATTTGGAAAATAGTTTCTTTCATGTTGATgttctttcaaatcttcAGAAAAATGCTTTTTCCATTCTTGAACTAGTGTAGTATATGAAACCAATACTATATCGTACTCTTTCATTAGGTCGAAATCcttcatcttctttttaTCATCTCCATGATATATTCCAACCGAAAGAAAAACGTCTGACTTTGTCTTAGATTCAATTTCGGCCACCCATTGACGTAATAACGACACAGGCGCCACAATAAGATTACTACCCTTGCTGACCATCATTAATGCCAATGTTTGAATAGTCTTACCCAACCCCATATCATCTGCCAATATGCCACCTTTGGCTTTTGATGCTTCCATTCTTTTCATCCATGTCAACCCCATGCGCTGAtgtttcaacaaattcacCTTTAATTCGGGAGGTGTTGGCTCCAATCCTTCCTCTAAATCCTCATCTGGTctaatattatcaattaaatccTTGATTTCCGATTCATCTACCCTAACTCTTTGTCTATCCGCAACTATTTGTGCCTCATATGGATTAAAAGCTGAGTTAGCAAGGTGTCCCACATTTCTAACACGTTGGTAGATCACTTCTAACTCCCTTTTTGTCAGTGAAATCatggtttcaattttgattaGTATCTCCTGACATTTATttagtttcatttttggAGCTTTGGATAATTCGGTTTGTGTTTGAATAGCTTGTCTCAACTTTTGAACATCCGCATGGTTACCTAAACTTACAGCCTGAGTCAAGGCTTTACTTAAAGTgccaatattttttttaaatttctcAATAGCGACCTGTGAAACCACAAGATCGCGTGAAATACTGTCTTTTTGCTTTTgcaaattgattaaatcgCTTGATCTGAGTCTTGCTCTGTTCTCAAGTTCTTCTTTAAAAATTGCATCAGCTTGCATATTGCCAACTTGAGGTACGGGAGCAGGTACATTATAAACACCAGTACTGGGTGCATTATTCACTTGAAAGGATCGAGAGCTAAGTATTTCCAAGTCGTCATCGCCATTGCCATTGCCATCATTGTTCTTAATTGGCATTTGTTTTCCTTGGTCATGCGGCACAAAGGACCCTGGTAATACTGGTTCTGGTTTAAGCTTCTCAGTAACTTGTTGATGGCTTGTGGTTGTTGAAGGTATCGAATTAGATTGATCAAACGACGTATCCTTCCAAGAAATATTTGCTACCTGTTGTTCATCTAGAACTTCgatatcttcatcatcgCTCTCGTTATCAGGCTTTTTGTCGTCATCACTATCTGATAATGCAATTACTTCGATGGGTTCGCGTGGTTTGGTAATTGGACGAGCTAAAAGTTGAGGATTcatgttattattattgatattatgatttaaagaaaaagggcTGGTGTTTCGCAGATGTAAAGACTCTAACCGCGGTTTCTTGATTGGTGGTTGATGACTAAAAGATGGTCGTAATGGTAAAGTATTTGCAGAAGCGGAATTTACCGCTGATATTGTGGGAAAAGGATTCTTGTATTCATGCTGATCTGTTGCTTGTTTCACATCGGTCCCATTGCCTGTTACAAAAGATGCGGGAGATGATGGTTGAGGATCTTGTTTTGGGGTATTTCTAATATCACTGTGTTGAGGATTTGTAAAGCTTTCTAATTTCTTAAACATCCCGCTAGTATGCCTTTCTGTTATTTAATTTCGGTGTTGATTAAATGGTTTGTGATACAGctttaaaagaaatagtttcttttttttttaaaaaaaaaaaaatacaaaaaaaacacaccaaaaacacaacaaatcaagtgatgaaattatcaacataaaactttctatttttcttttttccaatttcgcttacaccaagaagtacGGCAATATAGAGATCATCGATTCTACACCAAAGTCACATGAGATATGAGTATATTTGCAACAAGGCCATTGTAAGACTTAAGCTGTTGAACAAAGTAATAAACAAGTATCTCAGTTGTCGATATAgaaactttgaaaaatcttTTGTCTTATTTTGTGCGTTAACTGTATCAACATAAAGGGAGACAAATACCCACAACAATTGACAAAGCAAtgaaatgaattgatttattattattcacaTTTAGCCTTTAACAAGCCACTGGGTCTAACTCAAAAGCTTGTAGAATACATCGATTACCGTGTAATAAAAAGCTATTCAAactattttgttttgaacaCGCAAGAGTCATGGAAATGCTTCTACTCTCAGCGAAAACTAGGACGTTCTACAAACGGATTTTTGTGGAGTACACCTAAGCTTGCAGGAAAAATGAATAGATCCgtatttgatttgattcgGGCAACACGCTATCTGATCCAAAGTACTCTCCAAATATATACCAGATATCATCACATAACGTAACAGTACTACAAagagaaaatgaaataccTAATGTGATCGTGAAACTATAATATTTATGACGACAACAAAACtaacttctttttctttttctttttaccACCCCCAGCTTGCTCTTGTCTTGACATCTCCTCCTTTGCTTTACGAATCATCTCTTCTGCCTCCCAGTCATCGTCTTCGATTGCTGATTGAGAAGAAACCGCTTCATTCTTTGGTATACGAGTACCCCATACCGTTGTTTCATACTCTTTTTCAGACTCGGTTGACACATGTTGGTCAGATAATGCCGGTAAGTCCCTATTATCCACAATACTTAAACTGCCAAAGCCTAAAGTAGAATAACCTTGTTCAATTTCGGCTTCACCATTTTCGtgtaaaaagaaatttctaGTTCTTGTTTCCTCTTCATTCATTGCTCGTTTCTTATCCCTCTCTTCTTTTCGCAACTTTCTctttgaattatttgatcTCTTCAACAAATCATCTTTAAAAATCTCCCAAGTTTCGGTACTAGTGAATTCACTATTGCTCCAATCACATTCTAAAAATCCTATTTCAGAACCCAAAGGCAAATGGCTCAAATATTTGTACCTGTTCATTGAAGTTTCAGCAGTCAATTCTTCATATCTAATGTTCTCGATCTGGGCAACTAATGATGAAGGCAACGTTGCATAATCATTATAGGTTGTCTTCAAAACTTTCATATCCAATGGTGACAATACGTACGTACAGCCCGCATTGAACCCAGTTTCATAGAAATAGTAAATTGAATGACTATTATCCGTAGTGTGAGAAGGATTTGGCTCCTTCACAACATTTTGCAACAATTTATTGTTCCACTGTTCAACCTCTTTATCAATATAAGCAATTGACTCAGCAACCAAACTGGAGTCATCACCATACACCAACTTCTCTTCTTCATAGGCAGCCATGATATctcttttctcttcttcatACATTTCAAGTATATATTGCGAGTCTCCTCTAAATATTCTCAGATACGGCAAAAGCTCAAACTGTTTTGTATCAGGAAAACCTCTAATATGACTATCAAATGCCAACAATTTAGGCAAAGCTAATATTTGATCCATCGGTCTAGCCATAAGGGTCATTACCACTTCGTCGCCAACTTTTGGAACTTCAAACCGCTCATCGACATTGTTCATCAAAACAGGTTTTAGTTCATGCTTTCTAATGATAGAAAAACATAACGGGCATTCTCGATATTTTTCCACAATGGCCGCAGATTCTCTCTTTTTAGCCTGCGGAACTTCATTACCCAACAAGGATAGGACAcatttcaaacaaataatatgACCGCACGAAGTGATCATTCTGGGTGCTACAAAGTCATCAGTCAAACAAATTGGGCACGAATTCCCCCGTGGAGCAATGATTCGGATAATATCGTCCGTATCAACAGGGACATTTGGATCTAATTCTTGGACTCTATAATCTTTCCGaccatcaacaacaaatttaaaGTTAACGTTTATAAACCTCATCCCCGTTAATTGAATCTTATTGTGAGAATACGGCCTCTTATGACTACTGCTTCTACGTCTTCTGTTCCGTTGCTGATTGCTGCGATATTCTTCCAGATCGCGGTATGACTGGAATTCTAATAAATGGTTGATCgagatttgatttttggaGCCCTTGACCTTCTTCCCATTCTTCAATTGtgattcaataatattcaaCTCGTGGTCATTAGAATGATCGTACCGACTTTGTCTATTTTGTCTTTTCTGGTTCTTATTCGTTTGTTTAGAACGGTGGTTTTGCAGGGATTGTTTGTGCTGACCAGAAACAGAATTATCGTCTTTAGCCATGATGATAGCAGGATTACTTGTCGAGTTTGCCATTTCTATAAGCTATATATGCATAATGTAATGGTATGTGTTATCAGTTATGAAATGTAAAGTGtggtaataatattttgaaaacgATGAGGTGGTATTGATTGTgttggttttgattttagtcaaggcattttttttttcttcttgcGTTTTCCATTACCAAACCGAACGAGAAgtgttgatgaaaatgtGAAGGCAACACACATTATATGGAGCTTCC contains:
- a CDS encoding translocase (Protein involved in proteolytic control of sumoylated substrates; interacts with SUMO; member of the SWI/SNF family of DNA-dependent ATPases; Spider biofilm induced); translated protein: MFKKLESFTNPQHSDIRNTPKQDPQPSSPASFVTGNGTDVKQATDQHEYKNPFPTISAVNSASANTLPLRPSFSHQPPIKKPRLESLHSRNTSPFSLNHNINNNNMNPQLLARPITKPREPIEVIALSDSDDDKKPDNESDDEDIEVLDEQQVANISWKDTSFDQSNSIPSTTTSHQQVTEKLKPEPVLPGSFVPHDQGKQMPIKNNDGNGNGDDDLEILSSRSFQVNNAPSTGVYNVPAPVPQVGNMQADAIFKEELENRARLRSSDLINLQKQKDSISRDLVVSQVAIEKFKKNIGTLSKALTQAVSLGNHADVQKLRQAIQTQTELSKAPKMKLNKCQEILIKIETMISSTKRELEVIYQRVRNVGHLANSAFNPYEAQIVADRQRVRVDESEIKDLIDNIRPDEDLEEGLEPTPPELKVNLLKHQRMGLTWMKRMEASKAKGGILADDMGLGKTIQTLALMMVSKGSNLIVAPVSLLRQWVAEIESKTKSDVFLSVGIYHGDDKKKMKDFDLMKEYDIVLVSYTTLVQEWKKHFSEDLKEHQHERNYFPNRSRGGKSYVSPFFSRESQFHRIILDEAQAIKNKQALASKAMTYLRAQYRFCLTGTPMQNGIEELYPLLRFLKIQPYCSEEKFRADILTPIKSKTDLYDEYDVKESMKKIQVLLKSILLRRTKDSLIDGVPILNLPEKHVLSDYVTLENDELAYYQSIESRVQKAAKKILGEHTKNAPALTLLLRLRQACCHSYLVEIGEYRAKVKDSEAEASASNSKLDWRSMLNNARNLKESVKQQVHSLIGSLNGEGNIENTPACPVCFDNIDIESSLLIFGECGHIICKGCCNTFFENCNAGDDDDESPHRIGECKDCQKTVKEHNMTEFLIFDMLHIQKLEMSQVQKFCSQHYQHKIKSNQTLIREFIKRDNGFESSAKIHKCLEMILELFSKNPGEKVIVFSQFTSLFDLMALVLQNQHIEFLRYDGTMSMDVKNNVIKEFYQSSKNVLLLSLRAGNAGLTLTCANHVFIMDPFWNPFVEEQAMGRAHRIGQTREVFVHRVLIAGTVENRIMELQESKKHLIESALDERGMKSISQLNRRELGFLFGLNSLTG
- a CDS encoding uncharacterized protein (Ortholog(s) have cytosol, nucleus localization), yielding MANSTSNPAIIMAKDDNSVSGQHKQSSQNHRSKQTNKNQKRQNRQSRYDHSNDHELNIIESQLKNGKKVKGSKNQISINHLLEFQSYRDSEEYRSNQQRNRRRRSSSHKRPYSHNKIQLTGMRFINVNFKFVVDGRKDYRVQELDPNVPVDTDDIIRIIAPRGNSCPICLTDDFVAPRMITSCGHIICLKCVLSLLGNEVPQAKKRESAAIVEKYRECPLCFSIIRKHELKPVLMNNVDERFEVPKVGDEVVMTLMARPMDQILALPKLLAFDSHIRGFPDTKQFELLPYSRIFRGDSQYILEMYEEEKRDIMAAYEEEKLVYGDDSSLVAESIAYIDKEVEQWNNKLLQNVVKEPNPSHTTDNSHSIYYFYETGFNAGCTYVLSPLDMKVLKTTYNDYATLPSSLVAQIENIRYEELTAETSMNRYKYLSHLPLGSEIGFLECDWSNSEFTSTETWEIFKDDLLKRSNNSKRKLRKEERDKKRAMNEEETRTRNFFLHENGEAEIEQGYSTLGFGSLSIVDNRDLPALSDQHVSTESEKEYETTVWGTRIPKNEAVSSQSAIEDDDWEAEEMIRKAKEEMSRQEQAGGGKKKKKKKLVLLSS